In Marinimicrobium koreense, a single genomic region encodes these proteins:
- the modC gene encoding molybdenum ABC transporter ATP-binding protein has product MTTTSDTQGLALHFQVRRGDFELAVDLRLPGRGVTGIVGPSGCGKTTLLRAVAGLDKTPGGRLHLGERCWQDGAQFLPTHRRRLGYVFQEPSLFEHLSVRGNLNYGWRRTPAAERHLSQEELIEWLGLAPLIDRPVSGLSGGERQRVAIARALATSPELLLMDEPLAALDPTSKQAIMPYLETLHDRLEIPVLYVSHAPEEVARLADHLVLMERGRVLAAGPLAELMTRADLPLARADDAAAVLSGTVAAHDDHYALTRVALNGGTLTLARQPRLEGQSVRLRVAARDVSLTLSQARDTSILNCLPVQVVNIEPYDNTRVTVHLDCSGQPLLARITRKSADDLALSGGQTVYAQIKTAALL; this is encoded by the coding sequence ATGACGACAACATCGGATACCCAAGGGTTGGCCCTGCACTTTCAGGTCCGTCGGGGTGACTTCGAGCTGGCCGTGGACCTGCGCCTGCCTGGGCGGGGCGTAACCGGCATTGTTGGTCCCTCCGGGTGTGGGAAAACCACCTTGCTGCGGGCGGTGGCGGGGCTCGACAAAACGCCGGGTGGACGCCTCCATCTGGGCGAGCGTTGCTGGCAGGACGGGGCGCAGTTCCTGCCCACCCATCGGCGACGTCTGGGCTATGTGTTTCAGGAACCGAGCCTGTTCGAGCACCTGTCGGTGCGGGGCAATCTGAATTATGGCTGGCGGCGCACCCCGGCGGCTGAGCGGCACTTGTCGCAGGAAGAGCTGATCGAGTGGCTCGGCTTGGCCCCCCTGATCGATCGGCCGGTCAGCGGTTTGTCTGGTGGTGAACGTCAGCGAGTGGCCATAGCCCGCGCGTTGGCCACCAGCCCCGAGCTGTTGTTGATGGATGAGCCTCTGGCGGCCCTTGATCCGACCAGCAAGCAGGCGATCATGCCCTATCTGGAAACACTGCACGATCGCCTTGAGATTCCGGTGCTGTACGTCAGCCATGCCCCGGAAGAAGTGGCTCGCCTGGCGGACCACCTGGTGTTGATGGAGCGGGGACGGGTGTTGGCAGCAGGGCCGCTGGCGGAGCTGATGACCCGGGCGGATCTGCCCCTGGCCCGGGCCGACGATGCCGCGGCGGTGTTGTCCGGCACGGTGGCGGCGCATGATGACCACTACGCGTTGACCCGCGTCGCGCTCAATGGCGGCACCCTCACGCTGGCCCGGCAGCCCCGTTTGGAAGGGCAGAGTGTGCGCCTTCGGGTGGCGGCCCGGGATGTGAGCCTGACCCTGAGTCAGGCCCGGGACACCAGTATTCTCAATTGCCTGCCGGTGCAGGTGGTGAACATCGAGCCTTACGATAACACCCGCGTAACCGTGCATCTGGACTGCTCGGGCCAGCCACTGCTCGCCCGAATCACCCGCAAGTCCGCCGATGATCTCGCGCTCTCTGGGGGCCAGACGGTGTACGCCCAGATCAAAACAGCCGCCTTGTTGTAA
- the modB gene encoding molybdate ABC transporter permease subunit: protein MIQSADWVALGITLKLAAITTVILLIVGTPLAWWLARSRWRFRFLVEAMVALPLVLPPTVLGFYLLLLLGPSGPLGQVAQGFGGYSLAFSFTGLVIGSVVYSLPFVVQPLAGAFQSLGQRPLEVAATLRAGFWDRFFSVVVPLTRSGFLTAAVLGFAHTLGEFGVVLMIGGNIPGETQVVSIAIYDHVESLDYARAHVLSGGLLLLSFVLLLTVYGFNRHLSLVNRG from the coding sequence ATGATTCAAAGCGCCGACTGGGTGGCCCTGGGGATAACCCTCAAACTCGCTGCCATCACCACTGTTATTCTGCTGATCGTCGGGACACCCCTGGCCTGGTGGCTGGCGCGCAGCCGTTGGCGCTTCCGGTTTCTGGTGGAGGCCATGGTGGCCCTGCCGCTGGTGCTGCCTCCGACGGTTCTCGGTTTTTATTTATTGTTGCTGTTGGGGCCTTCTGGCCCCTTGGGGCAGGTGGCCCAAGGGTTTGGCGGTTACTCACTGGCGTTTAGCTTCACCGGGCTGGTGATCGGCTCGGTGGTGTATTCGCTGCCCTTCGTGGTGCAGCCGCTGGCCGGCGCGTTTCAGTCGTTGGGGCAACGTCCTCTGGAAGTGGCGGCCACCTTGCGCGCCGGATTCTGGGACCGCTTTTTCAGCGTGGTGGTGCCGCTCACGCGCTCCGGATTTCTGACCGCGGCCGTACTCGGCTTCGCTCACACTCTGGGGGAGTTCGGTGTGGTGTTGATGATCGGCGGTAACATCCCCGGGGAGACCCAGGTGGTGTCCATCGCCATTTATGACCACGTGGAGAGCCTGGACTACGCCCGTGCCCATGTCCTTTCCGGCGGGCTGTTGCTCCTGTCGTTTGTGCTGTTGCTGACGGTGTACGGTTTCAATCGACACTTGAGCCTGGTGAATCGAGGATGA
- a CDS encoding GGDEF domain-containing protein, which yields MNVFESQAQAQNVDKDRRQYILSFVSYISGTVILLYGLPHLMSGNVALASLLLGTSLTFLLTVAYYHRTGDIDLACKIEAVLVVGFVLALIYHGGHENTALYWIFPFPVILFGLLGVRNALIGNTLVLLAIAVMLFTPDWIHAEYRPEETTRFFASLVIMVIAAGINDFFRERSHHKMSALQLSREQQANTDPLTRLPNRRFIDASLEPRLNQTPDEFLPLGVVMCDIDHFKQLNDQFGHQAGDDVLKEVARLFRKTLRRQDVACRTGGEEFLIFLPRTELTDVHIVAEKVRAKLANTVFPIRGTPHRVTASFGTAVCHSSGELSATVEYADEQLYNAKKAGRNRVV from the coding sequence ATGAACGTATTTGAAAGTCAGGCCCAGGCCCAGAACGTCGACAAGGACCGGCGGCAATACATCCTGTCGTTTGTGAGTTATATCTCGGGCACGGTGATTCTGCTCTACGGCCTGCCCCACCTGATGTCCGGCAATGTGGCACTGGCGTCCCTGCTGCTCGGCACCTCGCTGACGTTTCTGCTCACCGTCGCCTACTACCATCGCACCGGCGACATTGACCTTGCCTGTAAGATTGAAGCCGTGCTGGTGGTCGGTTTTGTGCTGGCGCTGATCTACCACGGTGGTCATGAGAATACTGCCCTGTACTGGATATTTCCCTTCCCGGTGATACTGTTCGGGCTACTGGGGGTACGCAATGCCCTGATCGGCAATACTCTGGTCCTGCTTGCCATTGCGGTGATGCTGTTCACGCCGGACTGGATTCACGCGGAGTACCGGCCCGAGGAAACCACCCGGTTTTTTGCCTCGCTGGTGATCATGGTGATCGCCGCCGGAATCAATGATTTTTTCCGCGAACGCAGTCATCACAAAATGAGCGCACTGCAACTCTCCCGCGAGCAGCAGGCCAACACCGATCCGCTCACCCGGCTCCCCAACCGGCGCTTTATCGATGCCAGCCTGGAACCTCGGTTGAATCAGACTCCCGACGAGTTTCTGCCGCTCGGTGTGGTGATGTGCGATATCGATCATTTCAAACAGCTCAATGACCAGTTTGGTCATCAGGCCGGAGACGATGTGCTCAAAGAGGTGGCCCGCCTGTTCCGCAAGACCCTGCGCCGACAGGACGTCGCATGCCGCACCGGGGGCGAGGAATTTCTGATCTTTCTGCCCCGGACCGAGCTGACGGATGTGCATATTGTCGCCGAGAAAGTGCGAGCAAAACTGGCGAACACCGTTTTCCCCATCAGAGGCACACCCCACAGGGTCACCGCCAGCTTCGGCACGGCGGTCTGTCACAGCTCCGGTGAACTGAGCGCCACCGTGGAATATGCGGATGAGCAGCTCTACAACGCCAAAAAGGCGGGTCGCAACCGGGTGGTTTAG
- the modA gene encoding molybdate ABC transporter substrate-binding protein yields MPRPTHWFLSLIVALLTSPALAVEVLAGEVRVAVASNFAGVMEPLADAFTEHTGHQLRLSYGSTGKHYAQIRQGAPFDVFLAADETRPRRLEAEGVGVPGTRFTYAMGVLVLWSPTGEIADPVQSLKQARRIALANPRLAPYGRAAQETLQAMGLWESVGAEAVRGENIAQAYQFVATGNVGLGFIALSQWQTRPQGDYWLVPETHYQPIVQQAILLRDTPSARAFLRFLQSDTARTLIRDGGYR; encoded by the coding sequence ATGCCCAGGCCAACTCACTGGTTTCTGTCGCTCATCGTCGCACTTCTGACCTCTCCCGCGCTCGCGGTCGAGGTGCTTGCGGGAGAGGTGAGAGTGGCGGTGGCAAGCAACTTTGCCGGGGTCATGGAACCACTGGCCGACGCCTTCACCGAACATACCGGGCATCAACTGCGCCTGTCCTACGGCAGCACCGGCAAGCACTACGCTCAGATTCGCCAGGGCGCGCCTTTCGATGTGTTTCTGGCTGCCGATGAGACCCGGCCACGACGCCTGGAGGCCGAAGGTGTCGGTGTGCCCGGTACCCGATTTACCTATGCCATGGGCGTCCTGGTACTCTGGAGCCCCACCGGCGAAATTGCCGATCCAGTGCAGTCCCTGAAGCAGGCACGCCGTATTGCTCTGGCCAACCCGCGTCTGGCGCCCTACGGTCGGGCGGCTCAGGAGACCCTGCAGGCAATGGGGCTATGGGAATCCGTGGGTGCCGAGGCGGTGCGGGGTGAGAACATTGCCCAGGCCTACCAGTTTGTGGCGACGGGCAATGTGGGCCTGGGGTTTATCGCCTTGTCACAGTGGCAAACCCGTCCGCAGGGCGACTATTGGCTCGTGCCCGAGACTCACTACCAGCCCATCGTCCAGCAGGCGATCTTGCTGCGAGACACACCATCGGCCCGCGCCTTTCTCCGATTTCTGCAAAGCGATACCGCGCGCACCCTCATCCGCGATGGCGGGTATCGCTAA
- a CDS encoding substrate-binding domain-containing protein: protein MRLRCLTWVVSVWLLSCGAMAAITPFASGESGLLFSLHGSNTIGASLAPSLAKDYLVAKGATEVSIRARTEPNEYRIEGRVAGQTVYIDVAAHGSGTGMRGLASGEAQIAMASRPIKASEQTLLADFGAMRHFDAEHVVAIDGLAVIVHPSNPLEALTVTEIARLFSGEIRNWAQLGGPNRTVSLYARDNKSGTWDSFKSMVLKGDYSLDASARRFESNDRLSDSVSADPGAIGFVGLASVRQAKAVSVSQDGISPLGPEPLYVATEDYALSRRLFLYTLPGQTPPLVREFIEFAQSEAGQRRVAQVGFVSQNPVSLKPTLHPDAPPAYSELVRHGERLSINFRFDAGSSRLDNKARWDVERLRQFMSRPENRHLQLQLIGFGDGQQSEERALILSRMRALRVKSALRAHDIHAASVVGFGDDLPVADSQEAGRIKNQRVEVWLFDPAVSTVVNGAKSSLLEQRASPDSEAVSSVWPGRAQ from the coding sequence ATGAGACTGCGTTGTTTGACCTGGGTCGTGTCAGTCTGGTTGTTGTCGTGCGGTGCCATGGCGGCGATCACGCCGTTTGCCTCCGGAGAGAGTGGCCTGCTGTTCAGTCTGCACGGGTCCAATACCATTGGCGCCAGCCTGGCCCCCAGTCTCGCCAAAGATTATCTGGTTGCCAAGGGCGCAACCGAGGTCAGCATTCGAGCTCGAACCGAGCCTAACGAATACCGGATCGAGGGCCGGGTGGCCGGCCAGACCGTCTATATCGACGTGGCCGCCCATGGTTCCGGTACCGGCATGCGCGGCCTTGCTTCCGGTGAGGCGCAGATCGCCATGGCGTCCCGTCCCATTAAAGCCTCGGAACAGACGCTGCTCGCGGATTTTGGTGCGATGCGGCACTTTGACGCCGAGCATGTGGTGGCGATCGACGGGCTCGCGGTCATTGTTCACCCCAGCAACCCGCTGGAGGCGCTGACGGTCACCGAAATAGCACGCCTGTTTTCGGGCGAGATTCGCAACTGGGCGCAGTTGGGTGGGCCGAATCGGACGGTCAGCCTCTATGCCCGGGACAACAAATCGGGCACCTGGGACAGCTTCAAGAGTATGGTGCTCAAGGGCGATTACTCGCTGGATGCCAGCGCGCGCCGCTTTGAGTCCAATGACCGGCTCTCCGATTCGGTTTCGGCGGACCCGGGGGCCATCGGTTTTGTGGGGCTGGCCTCGGTCCGTCAGGCCAAAGCGGTCAGCGTCTCCCAGGATGGCATCAGCCCCCTGGGCCCGGAGCCGCTGTACGTGGCCACGGAAGACTACGCGCTGTCCCGGCGCCTGTTCCTGTACACCCTCCCGGGCCAGACTCCGCCCCTGGTGCGGGAGTTTATCGAGTTTGCCCAGAGCGAGGCTGGCCAGCGGCGGGTCGCGCAGGTGGGGTTTGTGTCCCAGAATCCCGTGAGTCTGAAGCCGACCCTTCATCCCGATGCACCGCCGGCATACAGTGAGCTGGTTCGCCACGGTGAGCGACTGTCCATCAACTTTCGCTTTGATGCGGGCAGTTCACGCTTGGACAACAAGGCCCGGTGGGATGTGGAACGGCTGCGCCAGTTTATGAGTCGGCCGGAAAATCGCCACCTGCAGCTGCAGTTGATCGGCTTCGGGGATGGCCAGCAGTCGGAGGAGCGGGCGCTGATTCTGTCCCGCATGCGGGCCTTGCGGGTCAAGTCGGCGCTGCGGGCCCACGACATTCACGCCGCCTCGGTGGTGGGTTTTGGCGATGATCTGCCGGTGGCCGACAGTCAGGAGGCCGGGCGAATCAAAAACCAGCGGGTGGAAGTCTGGTTGTTTGATCCCGCGGTCTCGACGGTAGTGAACGGTGCCAAATCCAGCTTGCTGGAGCAGCGGGCTTCGCCTGATTCCGAGGCGGTGTCCAGTGTCTGGCCCGGGCGCGCTCAGTAA
- a CDS encoding polysaccharide deacetylase family protein, with the protein MEALLSIHDVMPETLDRVEALLSMVPVSARPGTVLLVVPGRDWRPGDLARLGCWQSRGLELAGHGWFHRAERVRGWYHRCHARLISRQAAEHLSQPRAALKALLADNHRWFARHRLAPPELYVPPAWALGELRGEDLAESPFTYVETTSGLLHTATGVRRRLPLVGFEADTPLRAVGLRFWNRCNRGFTSERHPLRIALHPGDAELHLAGDLSQTLAPLTRCIDYRALF; encoded by the coding sequence GTGGAAGCGTTGTTATCCATCCACGATGTGATGCCGGAGACCCTGGATCGGGTGGAGGCACTGCTGTCCATGGTGCCGGTGTCGGCCCGGCCCGGCACCGTGTTACTGGTGGTACCGGGCCGGGATTGGCGCCCCGGAGACCTGGCCCGCCTGGGTTGCTGGCAATCCCGGGGGCTGGAGCTGGCGGGCCACGGCTGGTTTCATCGGGCCGAGCGGGTCCGGGGTTGGTATCACCGCTGTCACGCCCGTCTGATTTCCCGCCAGGCGGCGGAACATCTGAGTCAGCCGCGCGCCGCGCTCAAGGCGCTGCTGGCCGACAACCACCGTTGGTTTGCCCGTCATCGGCTGGCCCCGCCGGAGCTGTATGTTCCGCCGGCCTGGGCCCTGGGAGAGCTCAGGGGTGAGGATTTGGCCGAGTCGCCCTTTACCTATGTGGAAACCACCTCGGGGCTCCTCCACACCGCCACCGGCGTGCGGCGGCGATTACCGCTGGTGGGGTTCGAGGCCGATACCCCGCTGAGAGCCGTGGGGCTGCGGTTCTGGAATCGCTGCAACCGGGGGTTCACCAGTGAACGTCATCCCTTACGCATTGCGTTGCACCCGGGCGATGCCGAGCTGCACCTGGCCGGGGATCTGAGCCAGACGCTTGCGCCTCTGACCCGATGTATCGATTACCGGGCGCTGTTCTGA
- a CDS encoding glycosyltransferase, whose protein sequence is MSPEPRHPLLLPEALRVAVVSDAAPGRNGVGAYYQDLMEQLAPELERIVLFSPRVEGGRWRAGLALPLPGDRTQKLCIPNPWALRQALRELAPQVMIVATPGPYGLLGARLAKSLGIPVLAGFHTAFEQLTELYWQGSWRGRLVHRLFDRSHRYLFARSRSVLGNSRDMLELAQRMGAPSTGLIGTPISAEFACTPRRPYGGQLRRVLFAGRLAAEKNLAAVIEAARVHRDMVFSIAGDGPLRRELTDAARACPNLRLLGWLDREALRAEVDDHDLLLLPSHFESFGTIALEAMVRERLVMVSSGCGITQWPELCPGLTIIDPSQSAAEALTQLRARTPAERRERACTAAQVASALNERCLAHWCELLTHTVAQRSTLPSVPPPAVASVLD, encoded by the coding sequence ATGAGCCCTGAACCGCGCCACCCTTTGCTGTTGCCCGAGGCCCTGCGGGTGGCGGTCGTATCCGACGCCGCCCCCGGCCGAAACGGAGTAGGTGCTTACTATCAGGATCTGATGGAGCAGCTGGCACCGGAGCTGGAGCGCATTGTGCTGTTTTCGCCCCGGGTGGAAGGGGGCCGCTGGCGCGCGGGGCTGGCCTTGCCGTTGCCCGGTGACCGTACCCAGAAGCTGTGCATTCCCAACCCCTGGGCGCTCCGGCAGGCGCTCCGGGAGCTCGCGCCTCAGGTGATGATTGTGGCCACGCCGGGGCCCTACGGGCTGCTGGGGGCGCGCCTGGCGAAATCCCTGGGGATTCCCGTACTCGCGGGCTTTCACACCGCCTTTGAGCAATTGACCGAACTCTACTGGCAGGGCTCCTGGCGGGGCCGGCTGGTCCACCGGCTGTTCGATCGCTCCCACCGCTACCTGTTTGCCCGGTCCCGCTCGGTACTGGGCAACTCCCGGGATATGCTGGAGCTGGCTCAGCGGATGGGGGCGCCCTCTACCGGATTGATCGGCACGCCGATTTCGGCGGAGTTTGCCTGCACGCCGCGGCGCCCCTACGGCGGTCAGTTGCGTCGCGTCCTGTTTGCCGGTCGGTTGGCTGCGGAGAAAAACCTCGCCGCGGTCATCGAGGCCGCCCGGGTACACCGGGATATGGTGTTCAGTATTGCCGGCGACGGGCCGCTGCGTCGCGAGCTGACGGACGCCGCCCGTGCCTGCCCGAACCTGCGCTTATTGGGTTGGCTCGATCGCGAGGCGCTGCGGGCGGAAGTGGATGACCACGACCTGCTGCTGTTGCCCTCACACTTTGAATCCTTTGGCACCATCGCGCTGGAGGCCATGGTGCGGGAGCGGTTGGTCATGGTGTCCTCCGGCTGTGGTATCACCCAGTGGCCCGAGCTTTGCCCCGGCCTGACTATCATCGACCCGTCACAGAGTGCGGCCGAGGCGCTGACCCAACTGCGCGCCCGCACCCCCGCCGAGCGTCGGGAGCGGGCCTGCACCGCCGCGCAGGTGGCCAGTGCGCTCAATGAACGCTGCCTTGCGCACTGGTGTGAGCTGCTGACCCATACCGTGGCCCAGCGCTCGACGCTACCGTCCGTCCCGCCGCCTGCGGTCGCCTCCGTGCTGGACTGA
- a CDS encoding sulfotransferase codes for MHLMMAWMRLGGHLLRALPANGWRACWWRWPLLLLLWLGSGLLFLCHALGFLLDELLFRGYRRVAVRAPVFIVGVPRSGTTFLQRHLADDPAFTTLTLWECLLAPSISERYFWRFVGWCLAPLRRWIGRWRWAAMDRVHRLAWQEPEEDFLLLLYRGGCFLPALLCPGAERYWRLAFFDDAVPAPERRAMLAFYRRCLQRHLYFHGRDKRLLSKNPSFTPWIQDLRAAFPDARFIACVRRPEEAVPSQLSALRPVLRLWGGDSVAPELSERMITVLHGYYRRVLALRGAPWVQVLPLAELSRLDTRGWFRLYAFLGQPLPSGGAVALSDESRRDAGPGHRYDLAEFGLSEAGIRQRFVSVWPHP; via the coding sequence ATGCACCTGATGATGGCCTGGATGAGATTGGGTGGGCACCTGCTCCGAGCACTGCCCGCCAACGGTTGGCGCGCCTGCTGGTGGCGCTGGCCCCTACTGTTGCTGCTCTGGTTGGGCAGCGGTCTGCTGTTTCTCTGCCATGCCCTCGGTTTCCTGCTCGATGAGCTGCTGTTTCGCGGCTACCGCCGTGTCGCCGTGCGCGCGCCGGTGTTTATCGTGGGCGTGCCGCGCAGCGGCACCACCTTTCTGCAGCGGCACCTGGCGGACGATCCGGCGTTCACGACCCTGACGCTGTGGGAGTGCCTGCTTGCTCCGTCGATTTCCGAGCGCTATTTCTGGCGTTTCGTCGGTTGGTGTCTGGCGCCGCTGCGGCGCTGGATCGGGCGCTGGCGCTGGGCAGCCATGGATCGAGTGCACCGGTTGGCCTGGCAGGAGCCGGAGGAAGATTTTCTGCTGCTGTTGTACCGGGGGGGCTGTTTTCTGCCGGCGTTGCTGTGCCCTGGGGCGGAGCGCTACTGGCGTCTGGCCTTTTTTGATGACGCGGTACCGGCCCCGGAGCGCCGCGCAATGCTGGCGTTCTATCGGCGCTGCCTGCAGCGGCACCTGTACTTTCACGGCCGCGATAAGCGACTGCTGAGTAAAAACCCGTCTTTTACGCCCTGGATTCAGGATTTGCGCGCCGCGTTTCCGGACGCCCGCTTTATTGCCTGTGTGCGCCGCCCGGAAGAGGCGGTGCCCTCCCAGTTGAGTGCCTTGCGCCCGGTGCTGCGTCTGTGGGGCGGCGACTCCGTTGCACCGGAGCTGAGCGAGCGGATGATCACCGTGCTCCACGGCTATTACCGACGGGTTCTGGCGCTGCGCGGGGCGCCCTGGGTGCAGGTTCTGCCGCTGGCCGAACTCTCGCGGCTGGATACCCGGGGGTGGTTCCGCCTCTACGCGTTTCTTGGCCAGCCTTTGCCTTCAGGGGGCGCCGTCGCACTTAGTGACGAATCGCGCCGCGATGCCGGTCCGGGTCACCGCTATGATCTGGCGGAGTTCGGCCTGAGTGAGGCCGGTATTCGTCAACGTTTTGTGTCTGTCTGGCCTCACCCATGA
- a CDS encoding EAL domain-containing protein has protein sequence MACVFALPVMAAESRSEPEAPHLRVGVYENPPKIFLSETGEPSGILGDLLLHIAEQEGWQLEPVACLWQACLSALANGEIDLMPDVALTPSRATRFDFHEVPALLSWSQIYVAAGAEQPTSLLELQGRRLAVLQGSVQHDYLMTFFSGMELPVQWVLVDSLEAGFQAVLDQQADAVAANQFYGDQRAQGTDLVRAPVVFLPSRLYYAVTPGRLPKVLTTIDDYLDLWRNDPGSLYFETLRRWEPRRESGPLPTWLWWSLAGLSAMLLAALLFSALLRRQVQRQTQQLQKSEQKLSTILNSVQAHIYIKGTDLRYQYVNQKVADLLGASPDAIVGSRDEDFFDAETARLLKENDSRVLLRGERFSNEEVSRFKGCESPRVFLSEKLPLRTPSGEIYALCGISTDITEHREIQEQLHQLSFFDALTGLPNRRLLLDRVRHGLFSSSRTGYDGALVLLDLDSFKSVNDSLGHDAGDQLLCAVAERIQCKLSATDTLARFGADEFVVLLEDLALQPDRAVVAVRNRADEWLTALAEPFELGGAPYVISVSLGVALFSDAGEDTDTLLKGADLALQASKRLGHNRLQFFNPAMQVAINRRTQLEGALRQAIESRRLALHLQPQVNTRGEVVAMEALARWEHPELGMISPAEFIPLAESTGLIVPLGEWVLEQACAYLADWQGDELLKGVVLAVNISPAQFRHPNFVDHLENTLDASGCPPERLELEVTESLLIDELDQVIERMESLRAHGIRFALDDFGTGYASLSYLKRLPLQLLKVDQSFVRDLLTDPNDEAIVRTIIALGQSLDLEVLAEGVETEAQARRLEALGCTFLQGYLYGKPAPLEQWRKDQRLAVTPLN, from the coding sequence TTGGCCTGCGTTTTTGCCTTGCCGGTGATGGCCGCGGAGTCCCGCAGTGAGCCAGAAGCGCCACACCTGCGGGTTGGCGTGTACGAAAATCCCCCCAAAATTTTCCTCAGTGAAACCGGTGAGCCCTCGGGCATTCTCGGCGATCTGCTGCTTCATATCGCCGAGCAGGAGGGCTGGCAACTCGAGCCGGTAGCCTGTCTGTGGCAGGCCTGCCTGAGCGCTCTGGCCAACGGTGAAATCGACCTGATGCCGGATGTGGCTCTGACCCCCTCGCGGGCCACGCGGTTTGATTTCCATGAGGTTCCCGCGCTCCTGAGCTGGTCCCAGATCTATGTCGCGGCCGGGGCGGAGCAACCCACCAGTTTGCTGGAGTTACAGGGGCGGCGGCTGGCGGTGCTCCAGGGCTCGGTGCAGCACGATTATCTGATGACGTTCTTCTCCGGCATGGAGCTGCCGGTCCAGTGGGTGCTGGTGGACAGCCTGGAGGCGGGCTTTCAGGCGGTGCTGGACCAGCAAGCCGATGCGGTGGCGGCGAATCAGTTCTACGGCGATCAGCGAGCCCAGGGAACCGACCTGGTGCGGGCGCCGGTGGTGTTTTTGCCCAGCCGGCTGTATTACGCGGTGACCCCCGGGCGACTGCCGAAGGTGTTGACCACCATCGATGACTATCTGGACCTATGGCGCAATGATCCGGGGTCCCTGTATTTCGAAACGCTGCGTCGCTGGGAGCCCCGGCGGGAGTCCGGGCCTCTGCCGACCTGGCTTTGGTGGAGCCTGGCCGGTCTCAGTGCCATGCTGTTGGCCGCGCTGCTGTTCAGTGCGCTGTTGCGCCGCCAGGTGCAGCGCCAGACGCAACAGTTGCAAAAAAGTGAACAGAAGCTGAGCACCATTCTCAACAGTGTGCAGGCGCATATTTATATTAAGGGAACGGATTTGCGCTACCAGTATGTCAACCAGAAAGTCGCTGACCTGTTGGGTGCCTCACCAGACGCTATTGTTGGCAGTCGAGATGAAGACTTCTTCGATGCGGAGACTGCTCGCCTGCTAAAGGAAAACGACAGTCGTGTGTTACTGCGTGGCGAGCGGTTTTCCAACGAAGAGGTGAGCCGGTTTAAAGGCTGTGAATCGCCCCGCGTGTTTCTTTCGGAAAAGTTGCCCTTGCGCACGCCGTCCGGCGAGATTTACGCGCTGTGCGGCATTTCCACCGATATTACCGAACATCGCGAGATTCAGGAGCAGCTCCACCAGTTGTCGTTTTTTGATGCCCTGACGGGCCTGCCCAACCGACGGTTACTGCTTGACCGGGTCCGGCACGGGCTGTTCAGCAGTTCCCGCACCGGTTACGACGGTGCGTTGGTGCTGTTGGATCTGGATAGCTTCAAAAGTGTGAATGACTCCCTGGGGCACGATGCCGGCGACCAGTTGCTCTGCGCGGTGGCGGAGCGCATTCAGTGCAAGCTGAGCGCCACCGATACTCTGGCGCGCTTCGGCGCCGATGAGTTTGTGGTGCTATTGGAGGACCTGGCGTTGCAGCCGGACCGGGCCGTTGTGGCGGTGCGTAACCGGGCCGATGAGTGGCTGACCGCCCTGGCCGAGCCCTTTGAGCTTGGCGGCGCCCCCTACGTGATCAGCGTGAGTCTGGGGGTTGCCCTGTTTTCCGATGCCGGTGAGGACACCGACACCCTGCTCAAGGGCGCCGACCTGGCGCTTCAGGCCTCGAAACGATTGGGTCACAACCGGCTGCAGTTTTTCAATCCGGCGATGCAGGTGGCGATCAATCGGCGTACTCAGTTGGAAGGGGCGCTGCGTCAGGCCATCGAATCGCGCCGCCTGGCGTTGCACCTGCAACCGCAGGTCAACACGCGCGGCGAGGTGGTGGCCATGGAAGCGCTTGCCCGCTGGGAGCATCCCGAGTTGGGGATGATCTCGCCGGCCGAGTTCATTCCTCTGGCCGAGAGCACCGGTCTGATTGTGCCTCTGGGGGAGTGGGTGCTGGAGCAGGCCTGTGCCTACCTGGCGGATTGGCAGGGGGATGAGCTGCTCAAAGGCGTGGTCCTGGCGGTCAATATCAGCCCGGCGCAGTTCCGCCACCCCAACTTTGTGGATCACCTGGAAAACACCCTGGACGCTTCGGGGTGCCCCCCGGAGCGGTTGGAGCTGGAGGTGACCGAGAGCCTGTTGATCGATGAACTGGACCAGGTGATCGAGCGGATGGAAAGCCTGCGGGCCCACGGCATCCGGTTTGCGCTGGATGATTTCGGGACCGGCTATGCCTCCCTGAGTTATCTCAAGCGACTGCCGCTGCAGTTGCTTAAAGTGGATCAGTCGTTCGTCCGGGATCTGCTGACCGATCCGAACGACGAGGCCATTGTCCGCACCATCATTGCCCTCGGTCAGAGCCTGGATCTGGAGGTGCTCGCCGAGGGCGTGGAAACCGAGGCCCAGGCCAGACGCTTGGAAGCCCTCGGCTGCACCTTTCTGCAGGGTTACCTCTACGGTAAGCCCGCACCGCTGGAGCAGTGGCGCAAAGACCAGCGACTGGCCGTCACCCCACTCAATTAA